The region TACGGGCAGCGGCTGGTTGAGGGAGCTGACTGGCTGCCAGTCGATGATTGCCGCCGCCAGCGGAGCCAAAGCGGATCTGTATCTGAGGGAGGGCGATCGTATTGAATTTGGAAGCCATGTCATTGATGTCCTAGCCACTCCGGGCCACACCAATGGCTGCATGAGCTACGTGATCAAGGAGCAGGCCTGCGTCTTCACTGGCGACACGGTTCTGATACGCGGCTGTGGACGCACAGACTTCCAGGAGGGCAGTTCAGAATTTCTCTACGAAAATGTCCATACCAAAATCTTTATACTGCCCGAGAACTATCGCATCTACCCGGCCCATGACTACAAGTGAGATACAGGAACATCAAAATAAAGGGAAGATCGAGTGCTAATGCGTTGATCCTTACAGAGGACAACTAGAGAGCAGCGTGTGGGAGGAGAAGCGCTATAACCCCCGGCTGACCAAGGATCTGGAGGAGTTTATTCAAATCATGGATAATCTAAACTTGTCATATCCCAATAAGATAGGTGGTGTTATTGAAAGCTACAAGTATAGGATCATCCCGTAACTAATGGATCTCTTTCAGATGTCTCGCTGCCTGCCAATCGAGAGTGCGGAGTCTACGATATACCAAAGGAGTAGTccatgaaaaataaatataacgttaatttaattaaataaatgcattgaaaaaaatatacaagCTGACCGAAGCTCTGGCATACATGCACTATACATTTATAGCCACCAGTGTACAAGCCTTGCACGTATTGAGAGACGCGATAGTGAATGCTTCAGTATACAACTTATGCACTGGCCGCCAGTGTGGGCACGAGCCGAGCACGTATTTTGTGACGAGATGGTGATAAACTATTAAAATAAACCGCACGTAAGCGTGTCCCGGCAGCCGTTTGAACAATTGCGAAGAATGCAAACATTGTATAAGGGCTAATAATTGTGCCTTTATTAAAcacttaattgaaaaatacaaTTGAAAAGTAAATCAAAACGATTGATAGCTCTTAAGCTATTTCCAGTGTTTAAATGCTTAGACTATCCGCCTGATAGTACCGTTCAAATTCAGCACTTGATAAAGCTTTGCGAGTGTGAGAGAGTAATTGAGAGAGGAGACCAGATTTCTCAGCCACACGAAACGATCCGATCTGAAATCAGGCAGTGCTGCCAGTTTAGCCCATTTCAGGCTAGATCTAGCATTTTTAAAAGTGGACTATCTTTTCAAATTCATTAGAGCAAGATTTTGATTCTGTTCAATTTCAGACTACCCTATAAATTTGAAGTTCTTAGGAAACTCTATGTATTTTCCGTTGGAAACGTGCTGCGGCAAAAAATACCAACGATATTGGGAAAGCTCTGGAAGATAGTAAGATCACCGACATTGATAGTATAAAGTACGATACAATTAATTCGTTCAAATGGAGAGGTGCTAGCCTACAAATGCTATTCACGGTCCCAAATGCCCACGGCCAAATGCTGATGTGGAACGGGTACTAGTTAAAACTAAATTGTGCAACAGTTTGCCTATAAAAGGTTCTTTTCAAGTTAATCATTTTTGCACGCATGTTAATTTTGTTTCAAATGTTATAGGATTGCGCAGACAGAAAATATTACCACCACTACCATTGAaagatttgaatttaatttttttaaaacgACATATACTATAACAGTCAAGAGCAGGATGCTGAGGTGGATTTAGTTTTAGCTGAATTTTAAggctatttatttttagttttagcCACTTTGGGCATTTCTTTTTTCAATTCTAGCTATTATTCACCATCAAAACCTGGCAGCACTGATCTCAGGTGCGCCTCTCTTCCCAGTCAAAGAGTCAATTTGCGGCAGCAAAGCCCGAGACTTGCTCGCAGTTCTCCACCGACAAGTGCACAAAACGGTTGTTTTTCGGGAAATAGAAGGAATCAGAACTAAGTACTAGTCGCTAACAAGGTGAGTACCCAGACGAAAAGAACAAGTGTGAGTGGAACAATTGACGAAGGTGAAGATAATTAATAAAGCTGAAACGTAGATCAATGGGAAATGAGAGTTTCTGAGCCAGTTTTAATTTATGGACTCTGATATTTCTTATTGAAACCAGTTACCGCAAAACGCACTTAaagcatttttgttgttcattattttactgtttttttttttttttgtttcttttttcgcGCTGCGTTCGTCACTTGCCCTTGGATGGGTTAAAATAAAGTAACCAGTTATTCTTAtactgtgtctgtgtgtgtaggtgtggGTGTAAAACTGCACTTGAGTCCCAATTTAAGCTGTCGAGAGGAAACCAAGCTTCATTACAGTCAAGTCCCCACACAATCCACAAAGGCGCTACCTACAGCTTTGCTTCTGCTGAGTCGTTTCTGATCAGGAGAATTTTACTCCCACAGAACCTCTGAACACTTGTTTGCAATCTTCTATCTATGATATTGAAACTAATGTATCATTCTTATCTGCATATTTTGCATCGTTTACTCAACTCCATTGTTTGCCAATTCAATTGTTCAGCATTATCTATAGTCGGTGTTGGATTCTagaaattcaaaaataattataagtGTCATGCCTCAAGAGTTGGCCAGATTAGCTTGGGCACATTCGAAAACGATCCAGAGACTCGGGAGCTCAGCAAAGCTGATAGCTCTTGCCTTTGCCCATTATTATCCAATCAATTACACCTCTCTGACAGGAAAGAACCCAACAAAGCCCTAATAACACCCATTTGATGAAAAAACGATGATGATTATCCGCAATTTGTCGCAATGGTCACCCATATATACACAATGATTGCATATCAAAACGGAAACAAGCTACGAATAGCGTTGCCCCAAAGAAAGGTCCAACAATCGCCTTTCGGCTTCCAGATAGGGCCTCCTCGGACAAGTGGCGGACGACGATAGGCAAAGAAGCCATAACATAGCCGTGAGAATCGTAAATTATGCCACACACATTTCGAGTGCAGATAAAGATAGAGCAGGTACGTGTTCCCAGCCAAATCTCCAGCATATCGCAGACTGCAAACTGATAAGCGGGAGACCGAGACCCGGCCATTGAACGAGCATTCCTCTGAAACAACTCTCCCTCCCCCTAATATTTCATCCATTGAGCATTGGAAATGAAGTGCGTATGAAAAAGAGATTGTTGATTGACCTTACCCAAAGCCACGCTTAACCCTGTGAAAAATGCTATTTAAAGTGACTAGTGTGTGTCTGTACATTTATACAGATGGGTACTCGTATATCGTATATCATATATGACCCACAAATCGCTTCGTAAATTGGGGTTAGACGCTTTAATTCCGCACACAACTGCCCGGACGGACAATGGACGGACAGAGTGCTCAAATCAAGCGAATATTCACCTGATGACGTACATGATAGAGATGATAGAGATGAGCGATGGCATTTTGTAGGGGTGATCATAGTTCTGCTAGTTCTACATAGTCTTGTCAAATACGACCGGACTATATGATTGGACTTCGAAACctttccattttatttaccATTTATTCACTGTCCTTCGAAGCATTACTCGATCTTTCATGATCTCTTATTCCGTTTCAGCTTGAAATATGATGCAAAGTATTGCCATCACCCTGGCACTCTGTGCCACAAtctgtgctgctgctcagACGGTGAGTCCTAACAGAGGTGCGAGGTGATCTTCCACAGAACTATAATAACGTATTGAATCCCGATTGCAGCGTAATACGCCCATAGAGGCCATCGCCTATGTGAGCGGACCCGCCCAAGCGGACGGCAGCCAGGTCAAGGGGAACGTCACCTTTACGCAGAACGACTGCGGCCAGAATGTCCATGTTCGTGTCCAACTGGAGGGCCTGAAGGAGGGCAAGCACGGCTTCCACGTCCACGAGAAGGGGGATCTGAGCAACGGCTGTGCCAGCACTGGGGCTCACTATAATCCCGACAAGGTGGGTTGACGGGAGTCTCCTTATTCATTGACTCATGAGTGTTTCCTTTGATCAGGTTGATCATGGCGGTCCCGACCATGAGGTACGTCACGTGGGCGATCTGGGTAACCTGGAGGTCAACTCCTCGGGAGTCATTGACATCACATACACGGACAAAGTGATCAGTCTAACCGGCAACCGCGGCATTATCGGACGTGCCGTTGTTGTCCACGAGCTTGAGGACGATCTCGGACTGGGAGATCACGTCGACTCCAAGAAGACGGGCAATGCAGGAGGCCGTATCGGTGAGGAGTCTCCAGAATGTCTCTTTAATTGGTTAATTCTATAAATACTTTTTTCCCTTGCAGGCTGCGGTGTGATTGGTGTCAAGTAAATATCTCTCTCTTCCATCAAAGAAAGACAAAATCGAATGGCTTTCGAATATCTTTTATAAGTACTCGTATACATGTAACTTCAGTCCCAAGAACCCTGGCTAATGGATTGTTTCGCCCGCCCCCCTAAGACTCCATCCACACCATTCTTCCCACAcaaagacaaacacacaccacactaTTTTTGTTCTTCTATTAACCGCTGTCGCAGTTCACTGACTCTGTCCGcctctgcgtgtgtgtgtgtgtaataaaaacaacaataattaACCGAAATCTAAGCTATACATATTCATTGaaacatatatacatagagatatagtatatatagCAACTcattcatatttttgttggccTAAACAAACTCTTGCATCGATTGTTCAATCGTGCGGGGTGGCTATCGCGGAGGGTTGGCTACCCCTGCTACCCCTAATTTGTACTAACATCATTACCATTAGTGAGTATCGAAAAAAAACTTCCTACATATAGAGAGGTATTGTAAGGAGTAGGCTTACGTTTTGCTAACCCCAAACCAACGCTCTCGAGTTCATCAATCTATGCTAGCTTCAACTTCTGGTCTGGCTTCTGTCTTGCAGTGGCGCCCCACAACAGCTACAAGAAGCTACAGCACCTATACGAACACCATCAGCACGTCATGTCCATCATCAGCCCCCACTGTACTATGTGCCCCATGAGGAGCCACAAGATCATGTTGTCTATCCACTCCAGCGCTATCCCTcgtacccatacccatatCCGTATCCGCACCCGTTCTATCTGTGAATCCGCTCCCCACCTAGCTGAAGATTAGAATACATCTGTGCACCCACTCTACTTACAGCTCGGATGTGGACGAGTGGCCCTGCCGCGATGGTGGCGTCGGAGGCCTGCGGAGCTCCCTCTCCATTCTCGCCGTTGTCGTTGCTCTGTTCCTCTCGCGCAGCGTCTAACTCTGGCATGGTGAGCATGTGGCATGGGATCGTTCATCTTAGAGATCGCTtgcacgcccacacacacaccacacaaaaac is a window of Drosophila pseudoobscura strain MV-25-SWS-2005 chromosome 3, UCI_Dpse_MV25, whole genome shotgun sequence DNA encoding:
- the Sod3 gene encoding extracellular superoxide dismutase [Cu-Zn] isoform X2; its protein translation is MMQSIAITLALCATICAAAQTRNTPIEAIAYVSGPAQADGSQVKGNVTFTQNDCGQNVHVRVQLEGLKEGKHGFHVHEKGDLSNGCASTGAHYNPDKVDHGGPDHEVRHVGDLGNLEVNSSGVIDITYTDKVISLTGNRGIIGRAVVVHELEDDLGLGDHVDSKKTGNAGGRIGCGVIGVNSDVDEWPCRDGGVGGLRSSLSILAVVVALFLSRSV
- the Sod3 gene encoding extracellular superoxide dismutase [Cu-Zn] isoform X1 — encoded protein: MMQSIAITLALCATICAAAQTRNTPIEAIAYVSGPAQADGSQVKGNVTFTQNDCGQNVHVRVQLEGLKEGKHGFHVHEKGDLSNGCASTGAHYNPDKVDHGGPDHEVRHVGDLGNLEVNSSGVIDITYTDKVISLTGNRGIIGRAVVVHELEDDLGLGDHVDSKKTGNAGGRIGCGVIGVNGAPQQLQEATAPIRTPSARHVHHQPPLYYVPHEEPQDHVVYPLQRYPSYPYPYPYPHPFYL
- the LOC6898753 gene encoding persulfide dioxygenase ETHE1, mitochondrial-like, whose product is MLRILAIALTLCASICATALPNGLSSLPERQPFTSDFFFRQLFDEESSTYSYLLADLKTGEAVIIDPVLEQAKRDAQLVKELGFKLKYAINTHMHADHITGSGWLRELTGCQSMIAAASGAKADLYLREGDRIEFGSHVIDVLATPGHTNGCMSYVIKEQACVFTGDTVLIRGCGRTDFQEGSSEFLYENVHTKIFILPENYRIYPAHDYKGQLESSVWEEKRYNPRLTKDLEEFIQIMDNLNLSYPNKIDVSLPANRECGVYDIPKE